A part of Brassica rapa cultivar Chiifu-401-42 chromosome A05, CAAS_Brap_v3.01, whole genome shotgun sequence genomic DNA contains:
- the LOC103870718 gene encoding probable pectinesterase/pectinesterase inhibitor 23 — MTVDGDKKKKCLIAGSVSGLLVIMVVSVAVVTSKHTPNENQIRTTTKAVRAVCAPTDFKEACVKSLMDASPNSTEPLELIKLSFNATIKSINDNLKKASEDVKPKADKDPGAKGAFQLCERLMIDAIDDLKKCVDREFSVTQIEIFVEDLRVWLSGSIAFQQTCIDTFEEIKSNLKRDMLNIFKSSRELSSNSLAMTTDLPTILPNSNITGLTGALAKYARKLLYTEDGIPTWVGPHARRLMQAEPKPKGGGPPVKANVAVAQDGSGHFKTITDALKVVPKNNRMPFIIHIKEGIYKERVKVTKKMAYVTFIGDGPNKTKITGNLNFGIGKVKTFLTSTLTIEGEHFTAKNIGIENTAGRKGGQAVALRVSADYAVFYSCQIDGYQDTLYVHSQRQFYRDCTVSGTVDFIFGDAKCILQNCNIVVRKPKRGQSCMVTAQGRSDVRESTGLVLHNCHIMGDPAYIRVKSVNKAYLGRPWKEFSRTIIMKTTIDDVIDPAGWLPWKGDFALKTLYYAEHLNAGPGSNEALRVKWPGIKKLSPEEALLYTGGRFLVGDTWIPQTQVPYSANM, encoded by the exons ATGACGGTTGATGGtgacaagaaaaagaaatgcCTCATCGCCGGTAGTGTCTCAGGTTTGCTAGTCATCATGGTTGTCTCTGTAGCTGTCGTAACATCTAAACACACTCCCAATGAAAACCAAATCCGGACAACCACCAAAGCCGTTAGAGCAGTTTGTGCACCTACTGACTTCAAGGAAGCCTGCGTCAAAAGCTTAATGGACGCCTCTCCCAATTCAACCGAGCCTCTTGAACTCATCAAGCTCAGCTTCAACGCAACTATCAAGTCCATCAACGACAACCTCAAGAAAGCCTCTGAAGATGTTAAACCCAAGGCTGACAAAGACCCAGGAGCCAAAGGCGCTTTCCAGCTCTGTGAGAGGCTAATGATCGACGCTATTGATGATCTGAAAAAGTGTGTTGACCGTGAGTTCTCAGTTACTCAGATTGAAATCTTTGTTGAGGATCTTAGGGTTTGGCTAAGTGGCTCCATTGCTTTCCAGCAAACATGTATTGATACATTCGAGGAGATTAAGTCTAATCTTAAGCGTGACATGCTCAACATCTTCAAATCATCAAGAGAGCTTAGTAGCAATAGCCTTGCCATGACTACTGATCTTCCCACCATTCTCCCAAATTCCAACATCACAG GACTAACCGGAGCTCTTGCAAAGTACGCGAGAAAGCTTTTGTATACAGAAGATGGTATACCAACATGGGTTGGACCACATGCACGGAGGCTCATGCAAgcagaaccaaaaccaaaaggaGGAGGACCACCAGTGAAGGCTAATGTTGCAGTGGCTCAAGACGGAAGTGGCCATTTCAAGACCATCACCGACGCATTAAAAGTTGTTCCTAAAAATAACAGAATGCCATTCATCATCCACATCAAAGAAGGTATATACAAGGAGAGAGTCAAGGTCACGAAGAAAATGGCGTACGTCACTTTCATCGGTGATGGACCAAACAAGACCAAAATCACCGGCAACCTCAATTTCGGTATTGGAAAAGTCAAGACGTTCCTAACATCCACCCTCA CAATCGAAGGCGAGCACTTCACAGCGAAAAACATCGGGATCGAGAACACGGCTGGACGAAAGGGAGGACAAGCGGTGGCGTTGAGAGTCTCGGCGGACTACGCAGTGTTCTACAGCTGTCAAATCGACGGTTACCAAGACACCTTATACGTCCACTCTCAGCGACAATTCTACCGTGACTGCACAGTCTCCGGGACAGTAGATTTCATCTTCGGAGACGCTAAATGCATACTCCAGAACTGTAACATCGTCGTCCGGAAACCTAAGAGAGGCCAGTCGTGTATGGTCACCGCTCAGGGACGGAGCGACGTCCGTGAATCTACGGGTTTAGTGCTACATAACTGTCATATAATGGGAGACCCGGCGTATATTCGGGTGAAGTCTGTGAACAAAGCGTATCTAGGAAGACCGTGGAAGGAGTTCTCGAGGACTATCATCATGAAGACGACGATCGATGACGTGATCGATCCCGCGGGATGGCTACCGTGGAAGGGTGACTTCGCGCTCAAGACGTTGTACTACGCTGAGCATTTGAATGCTGGGCCTGGATCGAATGAGGCCCTTAGAGTTAAATGGCCCGGTATTAAGAAGCTAAGCCCTGAAGAGGCTTTGTTATATACTGGGGGTAGGTTCTTAGTAGGTGATACGTGGATTCCACAAACACAAGTTCCGTACTCTGCGAACATGTAG